In Marinomonas posidonica IVIA-Po-181, a single window of DNA contains:
- the ybgF gene encoding tol-pal system protein YbgF — translation MNSKDIKIRSLAVVLSLTAPLALSESSQPTGGLSPSAAADLLFQLETLQQEVQHLRGQLEQQGHELKLMKQSQRDRYIDLDKRISLLMSASAKKDAVPVTYSSQPVLSSPVQSSQQVVEPIAPSSDQSANLPATPLAPVSLRVPSVAAKEAYSQAYNLIHQRDFAQAEQAFGQFVVAYPSNTLTGNGYYWLGEVKLVQGKSEEALESFNTVIQKFPGHGKEKDALYKLGTVNDQLGNTEQAKAYLQDVIQRFPNSKTAKLAAGYLSNLK, via the coding sequence GTCTTTAACAGCACCACTTGCTTTGTCTGAATCAAGTCAACCTACAGGAGGTTTGTCGCCTAGTGCTGCTGCAGATTTGTTGTTTCAGCTGGAAACATTACAGCAAGAAGTGCAGCATTTAAGAGGGCAGTTAGAACAACAAGGCCACGAACTTAAATTAATGAAACAAAGCCAAAGAGATCGTTATATTGATCTTGATAAGCGCATTTCATTATTGATGTCTGCGTCCGCCAAAAAAGATGCAGTACCTGTGACATATTCTTCACAACCTGTTCTATCAAGCCCAGTTCAGTCTTCTCAACAAGTGGTTGAGCCAATTGCTCCAAGCTCCGATCAGTCAGCAAATCTTCCTGCCACACCGCTAGCACCTGTTTCTCTAAGGGTGCCATCTGTTGCTGCGAAGGAGGCTTATAGCCAAGCTTACAATTTAATTCATCAACGTGATTTTGCTCAAGCTGAGCAGGCGTTTGGTCAATTCGTAGTAGCGTACCCAAGCAACACGTTAACGGGTAATGGTTACTATTGGTTAGGTGAAGTTAAGTTGGTGCAAGGCAAATCGGAAGAGGCGTTAGAGTCTTTTAATACTGTTATCCAGAAATTTCCTGGTCACGGTAAAGAAAAAGATGCTCTCTATAAGCTTGGCACGGTGAATGATCAATTGGGTAACACAGAACAGGCAAAAGCTTATCTGCAAGACGTCATTCAACGTTTTCCAAACAGTAAGACAGCTAAGTTAGCTGCCGGTTATTTAAGTAATCTTAAATAA